The Oxalobacteraceae bacterium OTU3CINTB1 genome includes a window with the following:
- the gmd gene encoding GDP-mannose 4,6-dehydratase, whose product MTKTKKALITGITGQDGAYLAELLLEKGYEVTGTYRRTSSVNFWRIEELGIQSHPKLNLVEYDLTDLASSIRLMQTVQPDEVYNLAAQSFVGVSFDQPLTTAEITGVGPVHLLEAIRIVNPKIRFYQASTSEMFGKVQAVPQKEDTPFYPRSPYGVAKLYAHWMTVNYRESYGIFGSSGILFNHESPLRGREFVTRKITDSVAKIHLGLLDVLELGNMDAKRDWGFAKEYVEGMWRILQADEPDTFVLATNRTETVRDFVSMAFKAIDVTIAWSGAADNEIGTCKKTGKVLVRVNPKFYRPAEVELLIGDPAKATEKLGWKPQTTLEQLCQMMVEADLRRNKAGFSF is encoded by the coding sequence ATGACGAAAACAAAAAAAGCCCTTATTACGGGCATCACCGGGCAAGATGGCGCTTATCTGGCCGAACTGCTGTTGGAAAAGGGTTATGAGGTCACCGGCACTTATCGTCGCACCAGCTCGGTCAACTTTTGGCGGATCGAAGAACTGGGCATCCAGTCGCACCCCAAGCTCAACCTGGTCGAGTACGACCTGACCGACCTGGCGTCGAGCATCCGCCTGATGCAGACGGTGCAACCGGACGAGGTGTACAACCTGGCCGCGCAAAGCTTCGTCGGCGTGTCGTTCGACCAGCCGCTGACCACCGCCGAGATCACCGGCGTCGGCCCGGTCCACCTGCTCGAGGCGATCCGCATCGTCAATCCGAAGATCCGCTTCTACCAGGCGTCGACCTCGGAAATGTTCGGCAAGGTGCAGGCCGTGCCGCAAAAAGAAGATACCCCGTTCTACCCGCGCAGCCCGTACGGCGTGGCCAAGCTGTACGCCCACTGGATGACGGTGAATTACCGCGAGTCGTATGGCATCTTCGGCTCGTCGGGCATCCTGTTCAACCACGAGTCGCCGCTGCGCGGGCGTGAATTCGTCACCCGCAAGATCACCGACTCGGTGGCCAAGATCCATCTGGGCCTGCTCGACGTGCTCGAGCTGGGCAATATGGACGCCAAGCGCGACTGGGGCTTCGCCAAGGAGTACGTCGAAGGCATGTGGCGCATCCTGCAAGCTGACGAGCCGGACACCTTCGTGCTGGCCACCAACCGCACCGAGACCGTGCGCGATTTCGTCAGCATGGCCTTCAAGGCGATCGATGTGACGATCGCGTGGAGCGGCGCGGCCGACAACGAGATCGGCACCTGCAAGAAAACCGGCAAGGTGCTGGTGCGCGTCAATCCGAAGTTCTACCGCCCGGCCGAAGTCGAGCTGCTGATCGGCGACCCGGCCAAGGCCACCGAAAAGCTGGGCTGGAAACCGCAAACCACGCTGGAACAGCTGTGCCAGATGATGGTCGAGGCCGACCTGCGCCGCAACAAAGCCGGCTTCTCGTTCTAA
- a CDS encoding NADP-dependent malic enzyme yields the protein MDSSSEKKEEIRQQLRVAALEYHEFPTPGKISVTPTKQLTNQRDLALAYSPGVAAPCEEIVIDPAAAYKYTARGNLVAVITNGTAVLGLGNIGPLAAKPVMEGKGVLFKKFAGIDVFDIEINELDPDKLVDIIASLEPTFGGVNLEDIKAPECFYIERQLRERMKIPVFHDDQHGTAIIVGAAIMNGIQYVGKDIKNCKLVVSGAGAAALACLDLIVDLGFPLENIYVTDLAGVVYKGRTELMDPDKERFARDTSARTLAEVIPDADIFLGLSAGGVLKQDMVKAMAKNPLILALANPNPEILPDDVKAVRGDAIICTGRSDYPNQVNNVLCFPYIFRGALDCGATTITREMEIAVVHAIAELAHAEQSDIVATTYGFTNLSFGPEYLIPMPFDPRLLIKIAPAVAKAAEDSGVATRPIKDLQAYADSLQQFVYRSGTFMKPLFQVAKKTDMNLKRIVYAEGEEERVLRAVQVIVDEKLARPILVGRPAVLETRIAKFGLRLKHGVDFDVINPDHDDRYRDYWQTYYDMTSRKGVTQEYAKLEMRRRHTLIGAMMIKKGDADGMICGTFGTTQLHLHYIDQVLGKREGACVYAAMNVLIMPERQLVMVDTHVNENPNANELAAITVMAAEEMRRFGLSPRAALLSHSNFGSSNSESAQKMRAALALVKKLDPTLEIDGEMHGDTALDSKLRHAIMPESTLTGDANLLVAPNMDSANIAYNLVKTAAGNGIAVGPILLGCAEAVHILTPSATVRRIVNMTALCVVDSVAQRKV from the coding sequence ATGGATTCGTCATCTGAGAAAAAAGAAGAAATTCGTCAACAATTGCGCGTCGCCGCGCTCGAGTACCACGAGTTCCCGACCCCAGGCAAAATCAGCGTTACGCCGACCAAGCAACTGACCAACCAGCGCGATCTGGCGCTTGCCTACTCCCCCGGTGTGGCCGCCCCGTGCGAAGAAATCGTCATCGACCCGGCCGCCGCCTATAAATACACCGCGCGCGGCAACCTGGTGGCCGTCATCACCAACGGCACCGCCGTGCTGGGCCTGGGCAACATCGGCCCGCTGGCCGCCAAGCCGGTGATGGAAGGCAAGGGCGTGCTGTTCAAGAAGTTCGCCGGCATCGACGTCTTCGACATCGAAATCAACGAGCTCGACCCGGACAAGCTGGTCGACATCATCGCCTCGCTCGAGCCGACCTTCGGCGGCGTCAACCTGGAAGACATCAAGGCGCCCGAGTGCTTCTACATCGAGCGCCAGCTGCGCGAGCGCATGAAGATCCCGGTCTTCCACGACGACCAGCACGGCACCGCCATCATCGTCGGCGCGGCCATCATGAACGGCATCCAGTACGTCGGCAAGGATATTAAAAACTGCAAACTGGTGGTGTCCGGCGCCGGCGCGGCCGCGCTGGCCTGCCTGGACCTGATCGTCGACCTCGGCTTCCCGCTGGAGAACATCTACGTCACCGACCTGGCCGGCGTGGTCTACAAGGGCCGCACCGAGCTGATGGACCCGGACAAGGAACGCTTCGCGCGCGACACCTCGGCCCGCACCCTGGCCGAAGTGATCCCCGACGCCGACATCTTCCTCGGCCTGTCGGCCGGCGGCGTGCTCAAACAGGACATGGTCAAGGCCATGGCCAAGAACCCGCTGATCCTGGCGCTGGCCAACCCGAATCCGGAGATCCTGCCGGACGACGTCAAGGCCGTGCGCGGCGACGCCATCATCTGCACCGGCCGTTCGGATTATCCGAACCAGGTCAACAACGTGCTGTGCTTCCCGTACATCTTCCGCGGCGCACTCGATTGCGGCGCCACCACCATCACGCGCGAGATGGAGATCGCCGTGGTCCACGCCATCGCCGAACTGGCGCACGCCGAACAGTCCGACATCGTCGCCACCACCTACGGCTTCACCAACCTGTCGTTCGGCCCCGAGTACCTGATCCCGATGCCGTTCGATCCGCGCCTGCTGATCAAGATCGCGCCGGCCGTGGCCAAGGCGGCCGAGGATTCCGGCGTCGCCACCCGTCCGATCAAGGACCTGCAAGCGTACGCCGACAGCCTGCAGCAATTCGTCTACCGCAGCGGCACCTTCATGAAGCCGCTGTTCCAGGTGGCCAAGAAGACCGATATGAACCTCAAGCGCATCGTCTACGCCGAAGGCGAAGAGGAGCGCGTGCTGCGCGCCGTGCAGGTCATCGTCGATGAAAAGCTGGCGCGCCCGATCCTGGTCGGCCGTCCGGCCGTGCTGGAGACGCGCATCGCCAAGTTCGGCCTGCGCCTGAAGCACGGCGTCGATTTCGACGTCATCAACCCGGACCACGACGACCGCTATCGCGACTACTGGCAGACCTACTACGACATGACCAGCCGCAAGGGCGTGACGCAGGAATACGCCAAGCTGGAAATGCGCCGCCGCCACACCCTGATCGGCGCCATGATGATCAAGAAGGGCGACGCCGACGGCATGATCTGCGGCACCTTCGGCACCACCCAGCTGCACCTGCACTACATCGACCAGGTGCTGGGCAAGCGCGAAGGCGCCTGCGTGTACGCGGCGATGAACGTGTTGATCATGCCGGAGCGCCAGCTCGTCATGGTCGACACCCACGTCAACGAGAACCCGAACGCCAACGAACTGGCGGCCATCACCGTCATGGCGGCCGAGGAGATGCGCCGTTTCGGCCTGTCGCCGCGCGCCGCGCTGCTGTCGCATTCGAATTTCGGTTCGTCCAACAGCGAGTCGGCGCAGAAAATGCGCGCCGCGCTGGCGCTGGTCAAGAAGCTCGATCCGACCCTGGAGATCGACGGCGAGATGCACGGCGACACCGCGCTCGACTCGAAGCTGCGCCACGCCATCATGCCGGAATCGACGCTGACCGGCGACGCCAACCTGCTGGTGGCGCCGAACATGGACTCGGCCAACATCGCCTACAACCTGGTCAAGACGGCGGCCGGCAACGGCATCGCGGTCGGCCCGATTCTGCTTGGCTGCGCCGAGGCGGTGCACATCCTGACGCCGTCGGCAACCGTGCGCCGCATCGTCAACATGACCGCGCTGTGCGTGGTCGACTCGGTGGCCCAGCGCAAGGTCTAA
- a CDS encoding carboxymuconolactone decarboxylase family protein, producing MKTFTIPTAATVSPANQAIFEKLQKGLGMVPNLYATLAHSESALGNYLTLQNGKSSLNAKEREVINLVVSQVNECAYCLAAHSALGAMAGFTPEQIIAIRRGGAPFDAKLDALARLVKSATERRGQAEPALVDAFFAAGYMEGQLVDAVMVIGDKIITNYLHALTRVPVDFPAAPTL from the coding sequence ATGAAAACTTTCACCATCCCGACCGCTGCCACCGTCTCGCCCGCCAACCAAGCCATTTTCGAAAAACTCCAAAAGGGCTTGGGCATGGTGCCCAACCTGTACGCCACGCTGGCACACTCCGAAAGCGCGCTGGGCAATTACCTCACGCTGCAGAACGGTAAAAGCTCGCTGAACGCGAAAGAGCGCGAAGTCATCAACCTCGTGGTCAGCCAGGTCAACGAGTGCGCATACTGCCTGGCAGCCCATAGCGCGCTCGGTGCCATGGCCGGCTTCACTCCCGAGCAGATCATCGCCATCCGCAGGGGTGGCGCGCCGTTCGACGCCAAGCTCGATGCCTTGGCGCGTCTGGTGAAAAGCGCCACCGAGCGCCGTGGCCAAGCGGAACCGGCGCTGGTCGACGCCTTCTTCGCCGCTGGCTATATGGAGGGCCAACTGGTGGATGCGGTGATGGTCATCGGCGACAAGATCATCACAAACTACCTGCATGCGCTGACCCGGGTGCCGGTCGACTTCCCCGCAGCGCCGACACTGTAA
- a CDS encoding AhpC/TSA family protein — MTLQAKLDAFKADFKGGKAPYFAPAEIHPVMERATAELIESGQAGRALKAGDRAPVFTLNDPDGQQVSSTDLLAQGPLVVSFYRGVWCPYCNLELQALQETLPQFKAVGANLVAISPQTAANSRKSQRQNKLDFPILSDTHNDIAAAFGLRFALPDYLVDLYKRLKNDLPAFNDDPAWTLPMPARYVIGKDGVIAYAEVNPDYTLRPEPDSMLPVLQSLLTST; from the coding sequence ATGACGTTACAAGCAAAACTCGACGCATTCAAGGCCGACTTCAAGGGCGGCAAAGCCCCTTACTTCGCACCTGCGGAAATCCACCCCGTGATGGAACGCGCCACCGCCGAACTGATCGAATCCGGCCAAGCCGGCCGCGCGCTGAAGGCGGGCGACCGCGCGCCCGTGTTCACCCTCAACGATCCGGATGGCCAGCAGGTCTCGTCCACAGACCTGCTGGCGCAAGGGCCGCTAGTCGTCAGCTTTTACAGGGGCGTGTGGTGCCCCTACTGCAACCTGGAACTGCAGGCACTGCAAGAAACGCTGCCGCAGTTCAAGGCCGTGGGCGCCAACCTGGTTGCCATCTCGCCGCAAACGGCCGCCAACAGCCGCAAGTCGCAGCGACAGAACAAGCTGGACTTCCCTATCCTGAGCGACACGCACAATGATATTGCCGCCGCGTTCGGCCTTCGCTTCGCACTGCCAGACTACTTGGTGGACCTGTACAAGCGCTTGAAGAACGATCTGCCGGCCTTCAACGACGACCCGGCCTGGACCCTGCCGATGCCGGCCCGCTACGTGATCGGCAAGGATGGCGTCATCGCCTATGCCGAGGTCAACCCCGACTACACGCTGCGACCGGAACCGGACAGCATGCTGCCAGTGCTGCAGAGTTTGCTAACCAGCACCTGA
- a CDS encoding LysR family transcriptional regulator, which produces MDRLTLMETFVCTVETGSFSAAARRLGVGQPAVSKAVAQLEDRLQTRLLLRSTRGLTTTESGQAYYEFVKRAIAMADEADAAARDASAGLTGKLRVCAAVTFARLHVIPHIKRFLDSHPGLDVEVMLDDRNIDLLEHGIDVALRMGELGDSSMTARRIATGPRTVVAAPAYLAGRGVPKVPADLVRHEAVVYLADAGGDNTWSFERDSTQLSVAVNGRLRVNAAEGVRAAVCGGVGLAIVSEWMFAPELASGAVERVLADWSLPSIDLWAVYPSGRLASAKARAFTAFVQEIMGGDAPALE; this is translated from the coding sequence ATGGATCGACTCACTTTGATGGAAACCTTTGTCTGTACCGTGGAGACTGGCTCATTCTCGGCCGCCGCGCGCAGACTCGGCGTGGGCCAGCCCGCCGTTTCCAAGGCGGTCGCACAGTTGGAGGACCGGCTGCAAACCCGACTGCTGCTACGCTCGACGCGCGGCCTGACCACGACCGAATCGGGGCAGGCGTACTACGAATTCGTCAAGCGGGCGATTGCCATGGCGGACGAGGCCGATGCTGCGGCGCGCGACGCCAGTGCGGGCCTGACAGGAAAGCTGCGGGTGTGCGCCGCGGTCACTTTCGCGCGCCTGCACGTTATCCCGCATATCAAGCGCTTCCTGGACAGCCACCCGGGGCTCGACGTCGAGGTCATGCTCGACGACAGGAATATAGACCTGCTCGAACATGGCATCGACGTGGCGTTGCGCATGGGCGAGCTCGGCGATTCATCGATGACCGCGCGCCGCATCGCCACCGGACCGCGCACGGTGGTGGCCGCTCCTGCCTATCTTGCCGGGCGCGGCGTGCCGAAAGTGCCGGCGGATCTGGTCCGGCATGAGGCGGTGGTTTACCTGGCGGATGCCGGTGGCGACAACACATGGTCCTTCGAACGCGACAGCACTCAGTTGTCGGTCGCCGTCAACGGCCGGCTGCGCGTGAACGCGGCCGAAGGCGTGCGGGCGGCTGTGTGTGGCGGCGTCGGCCTGGCCATTGTCTCGGAGTGGATGTTCGCGCCAGAACTGGCCAGCGGCGCGGTGGAACGCGTGCTGGCCGATTGGAGCCTACCGTCGATAGACTTGTGGGCGGTCTATCCGTCCGGCCGTTTGGCCAGCGCCAAAGCGCGTGCGTTCACGGCCTTTGTACAGGAGATCATGGGCGGTGATGCGCCAGCGCTAGAGTGA
- the thiL gene encoding thiamine-phosphate kinase, with protein sequence MISEFDLIKEYFQRPQQPGRATLGIGDDCALLTPTPGMQTAISSDMLVEGRHFFAGEDAFRLGHKSLAVNLSDLAAMGARPVGFTLALALPLADRAWLAGFSHGLFALADAFNIELIGGDTTKGPLTICITVFGELRPGQALRRNAAQVGDDIWVSGTLGDARLALAGYRLEQSLDATILHTASVRMHTPVPRVELGAVLGEQGIARAAVDISDGLVGDLGHILSMSNVGATLNVDALPPGEALTAFPQELRRRFTAAGGDDYELCFTAPASARAAVIAAAGSVATPVTRVGSIEAAPGLRLVDAAGQPLDLKLAGFDHFTS encoded by the coding sequence ATGATCTCCGAATTCGACCTCATCAAAGAATACTTTCAGCGCCCCCAGCAGCCGGGCCGGGCCACGCTCGGCATCGGCGACGATTGCGCGCTGCTCACCCCTACCCCCGGCATGCAGACGGCGATTTCGTCCGACATGCTGGTCGAGGGCCGCCACTTCTTCGCCGGCGAGGACGCTTTCCGGCTGGGCCACAAAAGCCTGGCCGTGAACCTGTCCGACCTGGCGGCGATGGGCGCGCGGCCGGTCGGCTTTACCTTGGCGCTGGCGCTGCCGCTGGCAGATCGCGCTTGGCTGGCCGGCTTCTCGCACGGCTTGTTCGCGCTGGCCGACGCCTTCAACATCGAGCTGATAGGCGGCGACACCACCAAAGGTCCGCTGACCATCTGCATCACCGTATTCGGCGAGCTGCGTCCGGGGCAGGCATTGCGCCGCAACGCCGCGCAGGTTGGCGACGATATCTGGGTGTCGGGCACCTTGGGCGACGCGCGCCTGGCGCTGGCCGGCTACCGCCTTGAACAATCCCTGGACGCGACCATTCTGCATACGGCGTCGGTGCGCATGCACACGCCGGTGCCGCGGGTGGAACTGGGCGCCGTGTTAGGCGAACAGGGCATCGCCCGCGCGGCAGTCGATATCTCCGATGGCCTGGTCGGCGATCTCGGTCATATCTTGTCGATGTCGAACGTAGGCGCGACCTTGAACGTGGATGCGCTGCCCCCGGGCGAGGCGCTGACGGCCTTCCCGCAGGAGCTGCGGCGCCGGTTCACCGCCGCCGGCGGCGACGATTACGAGTTGTGCTTCACCGCGCCGGCGTCGGCCCGCGCGGCGGTCATCGCGGCCGCCGGCAGCGTGGCCACGCCGGTCACGCGCGTCGGCAGCATCGAGGCGGCGCCGGGCCTGCGCCTGGTGGACGCCGCCGGCCAGCCGCTAGACCTCAAGCTCGCCGGCTTCGATCACTTCACGTCCTGA